A DNA window from Aspergillus nidulans FGSC A4 chromosome I contains the following coding sequences:
- a CDS encoding uncharacterized protein (transcript_id=CADANIAT00006475): MRSESSTDVLIVGAGPAGLTTALWLAHTGVQFRIIDKRPNIPRRGQADGLSPRTMEILETFEVAHEVTRLWERATDEMLWCRDAQGNLTRMERFRNQPPQGVRWGHGTLQQGVVEEIMKKKITEVCGVEVEYETTLFELSLDTTKANDPEAFPWSATVRYGTDEPAGQMLSKTMLAKYVVGADGGRSFVRQTMGIEMQGTKGEAVWGVMDIIGTSDFPDDIDGAVDFVRREKDRDAITPESIIVKCEYIIRPYKLYIKEHVWWSAFTVAQRISNSMAVHNRGFLVGDAVHTHSPLCGAGMNTAVQLHRDAYNLGWKLAGVLKHQLNPEILQTYGAERRPVAEALLDADKTILALFHAPLGPEAEALLAKADHIQAYLSGRGIQYRASLLTHGSAEGLRSLAVLPGHCIPDITVQNYMTGRASNLHSWIMADGGWSVIFWASDLSCASRVENIHNCCKQVESIRAKTSSKVGYMLDAFLIHCNEWPSVDLAALPGLFLPPSKYGCLDYGKIFVREETASCKSERMNNLGGIAVVRPDKYVGWVGGLDDMVGLGLYFSKIFL, encoded by the exons ATGCGGTCTGAATCATCAACCGATGTCCTCATTGTCGGCGCT GGGCCGGCCGG ACTCACAACAGCGCTATGGCTGGCGCACACGGGAGTCCAATTCCGAATTATCGACAAGCGGCCGAATATCCCGCGGAGGGGCCAGGCAGATGG CCTGAGTCCTCGGACGATGGAAATCCTCGAGACATTCGAGGTAGCTCACGAAGTGACGAGGCTATGGGAGCGTGCAACGGACGAGATGCTTTGGTGCCGCGATGCGCAGGGAAACCTGACGAGAATGGAGCGTTTTCGGAATCAGCCTCCACAAGGTGTCAG GTGGGGTCACGGAACGCTTCAGCAGGGCGTCGTGGAGGAAattatgaagaagaagataacGGAAGTCTGCGGCGTGGAGGTTGAATATGAGACTACTTTGTTTGAGTTGAGTCTTGACACAACCAAGGCCAATGATCCGGAGGCCTTTCCGTGGTCTGCAACAGTGCGATATGGCACTGATGAGCCCGCGGGGCAGATGCTGAGCAAGACTATGCTGGCGAAGTATGTCGTCGGCGCAGATGGCGGACGGTCATTTGTTCGACAAACCATGGGGATCGAGATGCAAGGGACAAAAGGAGAGGCAGTCTGGGGAGTGATGGATATTATCGGGACTTCCGACTTTCCAGA TGATATTGATGGCGCAGTTGACTTTGTCCGTCGAGAGAAAG ATAGAGATGCAATCACACCTGAAAGTATAATTGTTAAATGCGAATATATTATTCGGCCGTATAAG CTTTACATTAAGGAACACGTATG GTGGTCAGCATTTACTGTTGCTCAGCGCATCAGCAATTCGATGGCCGTCCACAATCGCGGGTTTCTAGTTGGCGACGCGGTCCACACACATTCCCCGCTGTGCGGCGCAGGCATGAATACTGCTGTGCA GCTACATAGAGACGCATACAATCTCGGGTGGAAGCTCGCTGGCGTACTTAAACACCAGCTGAACCCAGAGATTCTACAAACCTACGGGGCTGAACGACGACCAGTCGCAGAGGCATTGCTTGACGCCGACAAAACAATCTTGGCTCTGTTCCATGCCCCTCTGGGCCCAGAGGCCGAGGCATTATTGGCCAAAGCGGACCACATTCAGGCCTACCTTTCAGGCCGGGGAATTCAATACCGCGCGTCATTATTGACTCATGGCTCAGCAGAAGGCCTGAGAAGCCTTGCGGTGCTACCTGGCCACTGCATCCCGGATATAACTGTGCAGAACTATATGACAGGTAGAGCTAGCAACTTGCATAGTTGGATCATGGCTGATGGGGGATGGTCCGTTATTTTCTGGGCCAGCGATCTCTCGTGCGCTTCGAGAGTGGAGAACATCCACAATTGTTGCAAGCAAGTCGAGAGTATAAGAGCAAAGACATCTTCAAAGGTGGGGTATATGTTAGATGCTTTCTTGATTCACTGCAACGAATGGCCAAGCGTAGACTTGGCCGCCCTTCCAGGCTTGTTCTTACCTCCCAGCAAGTACGGCTGTCTAGACTACGGCAAAATATTTGTGAGAGAAGAAACAGCAAGTTGCAAGTCTGAAAGGATGAACAATCTAGGTGGCATTGCAGTTGTTCGTCCAGATAAGTATGTTGGTTGGGTGGGTGGTTTGGATGATATGGTCGGTCTAGGACTATATTTTAGCAAGATATTTCTCTAG
- a CDS encoding tyrosinase family protein (transcript_id=CADANIAT00006476) — protein MKFSWLLWFFGLWDQEGTHQVSLKVQDENRKGHHRCTPDVRSVRREWGMLSESERFDYIDALHCMQSKPPILPRDQYPGVRHRMDDFSATHINYTLNIHLSGIFFGWHRHFVYLWEKALQEECGYRGDQPYWDWALSADNISASPIFDGSPTSLSGDGDPIPQDPFFKLVPTNITIPNGSGGGCVTNGPFANMTLNLPDLTFAGDAEFPASAFNYSPHCFTRNLNSHMAQLFTSQRDVDRLLNSHSITELQINIDFSDWPELRKAGIMGPHAVAHMQLGRTMDDFWTAPQDPSFFLHHAQVDRVWTLWQSKDPKRRRWALNGTSSIHNAPTTPEVNLDTELPFGWLDQSRTLREVMSTEDYHLCYKYGS, from the exons ATGAAATTTTCCTGGCTGCTATGGTTTTTTGGCCTTTGGGATCAGGAAGGAACTCACCAAGTGAGCCTGAAGGTACAGGACGAGAACCGAAAAGGACACCATCGATGCACTCCTGACGTCCGATCAGTTAGACGAGAATG GGGCATGCTTTCGGAATCTGAGAGATTTGATTACATTGATGCTCTTCACTGTATGCAGAGCAAACCTCCAATTCTTCCCCGGGATCAGTACCCCGGTGTCCGCCATCGTATGGACGATTTCTCTGC GACGCACATCAATTACACCCTGAATATCCACCTCAGCGGCATCTTCTTTGGATGGCATCGCCACTTCGTCTATTTGTGGGAGAAGGCCCTCCAGGAGGAGTGTGGGTATCGAGGTGACCAGCC TTACTGGGACTGGGCCCTCTCCGCCGACAACATCTCAGCGAGCCCCATCTTCGATGGCTCTCCCACCTCTCTCTCCGGTGACGGTGATCCCATCCCCCAAGACCCCTTCTTCAAACTCGTCCCAACGAACATCACCATCCCCAATGGTTCCGGCGGCGGTTGCGTCACAAACGGTCCATTCGCGAACATGACGCTCAACCTGCCCGATCTAACTTTCGCCGGCGACGCCGAATTCCCTGCCAGCGCATTCAACTACTCCCCACACTGTTTCACCCGAAACCTCAACTCGCATATGGCCCAGCTGTTCACCAGCCAGCGCGACGTTGATCGTCTTCTCAATTCGCACTCAATTACGGAATTACAAATTAATATCGACTTCAGCGACTGGCCGGAACTCCGAAAGGCTGGGATCATGGGTCCGCATGCTGTGGCGCACATGCAGCTCGGTCGAACAATGGATGATTTTTGGACAGCGCCGCAGGATCCCAGTTTCTTCCTGCACCATGCGCAAGTGGATCGGGTCTGGACGCTTTGGCAGAGTAAAGATCCTAAAAGGAGGAGGTGGGCCTTGAATGGCACAAGCTCAATCCATAATGCGCCGACAACTCCTGAGGTTAACTTGGATACGGAGTTGCCGTTTGGATGGCTGGATCAGAGTCGCACATTGAGAGAGGTGATGAGTACGGAAGATTATCATCTTTGTTATAAGTATGGATCGTAG
- a CDS encoding protein CYP678A1 (transcript_id=CADANIAT00006477): protein MNYVAYIPLLAIALLAWVIIRRLLFNPLLGIPGPWTARIFGFYEFYHNIWRDGEWCKTFPELHKRYSSPVVRIGPNHVHINNIEAYEHIFRLGTDFYKDESFYTCADNHGSVFSLSDRDDHRERRKVLAPRFSKQAAELAAPKIQARLQDLVQFMVKQSRKGEGCNITDLFRAVAINWVADVFLGDCGDWVNYEARKLDMLEDIDGLSALIPTLRFFPYLATLNSLLPSSVVNYLTPSAVAGFKKICKDHTRPLLNTPTKEMARRTEASVAELLIFHRLENTGKPPTLDYLAEEAFAFIDAGVDTTGGTLVTALYHVLKSPEILRKLRKELDEAMRRQAKSTDIDPRKLGELPYLNAIIKESHRIWPAIPGPLPRVVPPAGINIGSYFIPGGTTVSATHHSLHYNETIFPEPHKFNPERWLKEEKSEGGRYLNPYSRGTRACIGINLAQIQLRLTLTHLFGQYELELCDPVPSRHEWKDHFVAHPKEPIFVKFRERKGQVESVVQSGDEEGRGCKTNFVM from the exons ATGAATTACGTTGCGTACATACCCTTGCTGGCCATTGCCCTTCTTGCGTGGGTGATAATTCGCCGactcctcttcaaccctctCCTGGGTATCCCTGGCCCATGGACAGCCCGCATCTTCGGCTTCTACGAGTTCTACCACAACATCTGGCGAGACGGAGAGTGGTGCAAGACTTTTCCCGAGCTACATAAAAGATACA GCTCACCCGTTGTCCGCATCGGACCAAACCACGTCCATATCAACAATATTGAAGCTTATGAGCA TATCTTCCGCCTGGGCACCGACTTCTACAAAGATGAATCCTTCTACACCTGCGCTGATAACCACGGATCTGTCTTCTCCCTATCAGACCGCGACGATCACCGCGAGCGACGGAAGGTGCTCGCTCCGAGGTTCTCGAAACAGGCGGCCGAACTTGCGGCGCCAAAAATTCAAGCTAGATTGCAGGATTTGGTGCAGTTTATGGTGAAACAGTCGAGAAAGGGAGAGGGGTGCAACATTACGGATTTGTTTCGGGCTGTTGCG ATAAACTGGGTGGCGGACGTGTTTCTTGGAGATTGCGGCGACTGGGTTAATTACGAGGCTAGAAAGCTGGATATGCTTGAGGACATTGATGGGCTTTCTGCCTTGATTCCTACTC TCCGATTTTTCCCATACCTCGCTACATTAAACTCGCTTCTACCATCATCTGTTGTTAACTACCTCACTCCTTCAGCAGTAGCAGGCTTCAAGAAG ATATGCAAAGACCACACACGGCCTCTCCTCAACACTCCCACAAAAGAAATGGCCCGTAGAACAGAAGCGTCCGTCGCTGAGCTCCTGATTTTTCATCGGCTTGAAAATACCGGGAAACCACCTACATTAGACTACCTAGCCGAAGAGGCTTTCGCGTTTATCGATGCCGGCGTGGACACCACGGGTGGGACGCTAGTTACGGCTCTATATCATGTTCTCAAGAGTCCTGAGATTTTGCGGAAATTAAGAAAGGAGCTTGATGAAGCAATGAGACGACAGGCAAAAAGTACGGATATCGATCCGAGGAAACTGGGTGAGCTTCCGTATCTG AATGCCATAATCAAGGAAAGCCACCGAATATGGCCTGCCATTCCAGGTCCTTTACCGCGTGTTGTTCCTCCTGCGGGCATTAACATTGGCTCTTACTTTATTCCTGGTGGT ACCACTGTATCGGCAACACATCATTCTCTACACTACAATGAAACTATATTTCCCGAACCACATAAATTCAACCCCGAGCGATGGCTtaaagaggagaaaagtGAGGGTGGGCGGTATCTGAATCCGTATAGCCGGGGAACTAGGGCATGTATTGGGATTAA TCTTGCGCAAATACAGCTTCGTCTGACCCTCACCCATCTTTTTGGCCAGTATGAGTTGGAGCTGTGTGATCCCGTTCCGTCGAGGCACGAGTGGAAGGATCATTTTGTTGCGCACCCAAAAGAACCAATTTTTGTTAAGTTTAGAGAAAGGAAGGGACAGGTGGAATCAGTGGTTCAGTCAGGCGATGAGGAAGGTAGAGGGTGTAAAACCAATTTCGTTATGTAG
- a CDS encoding TauD/TfdA dioxygenase family protein (transcript_id=CADANIAT00006478) encodes MADYNPTPSYPQPQRLTGALSQFKYIESTPALGREYMDLQLSSILENDEMVRDLAITASERGVLLFNDQNITPFELKRLLVKLGKLTGNPPEAGLHRSAFPSQIHSHLDIPEVEDPDIFIISSVTQKKSLADALPTGGRKFASWGWHTDESYEKYPPAYTGFKIAKSPPTGGDTLFVSSYGLYEHLSEPWQKFADGLTATHSAKEFLRFMEKGMTLDGELQRGHPENVGLEFRASQYASPLALYTNCSFNPADMRTVLRMITDSSDLQTRKRWNDNGVAIWDKLRYWREALLRPEFCLQGRVSSQ; translated from the exons ATGGCCGACTATAACCCGACTCCGTCCTATCCGCAGCCACAGAGGCTGACCGGCGCTCTTAGCCAGTTCAAATACATCGAATCCACACCAGCCTTGGGAAGGGAGTATATGGACCTTCAGCTGTCTTCCATTCTTGAAAATGATGAGATGGTGCGAGATCTGGCAATCACCG CATCCGAGCGTGGCGTCCTCCTGTTCAATGACCAGAACATTACCCCTTTTGAGCTGAAGCGACTCCTCGTGAAACTGGGGAAATTGACAGGCAATCCGCCAGAGGCTGGCCTACACCGGTCTGCCTTCCCGTCTCAAATTCACAGCCATTTGGACATACCTGAGGTGGAGGATCCTGACATTTTCATCATATCGTCCGTG ACCCAGAAAAAGAGCTTAGCAGATGCCCTGCCGACAGGTGGCCGAAAGTTTGCGAGCTGGGGATGGCACACCGA CGAGTCTTACGAGAAATACCCCCCTGCGTATACAGGGTTCAAGATAGCCAAAAGTCCTCCTACCGGCGGTGACACTCTCTTTGTCTCCTCTTACGGTCTCTACGAACATCTCTCGGAGCCGTGGCAGAAGTTCGCAGACGGGCTTACCGCGACCCATTCAGCAAAAGAGTTTCTCCGCTTCATGGAAAAGGGCATGACCCTTGATGGAGAACTCCAGAGAGGTCACCCGGAAAATGTTGGCCTTGAGTTCCGGGCCTCGCAGTATGCCTCCCCGCTCGCTC TTTATACTAACTGTTCATTCAACCCGGCTGATATGAGAACAGTCCTCCGCATGATCACCGATAGCTCTGACCTCCAAACTCGTAAGCGTTGGAACGACAACGGTGTCGCAATCTGGGATAA GTTGAG GTATTGGAGAGAAGCCCTACTACGACCCGAGTTCTGCCTCCAGGGCCGAGTTTCTTCGCAATAA
- a CDS encoding uncharacterized protein (transcript_id=CADANIAT00006479) — translation MSAVPPFQPFELTAADYSLPMLYAGNAIFFRLHDPEQGVPVLQEAIKQVVEHIPFLAGVVMPTDGKCGTMGIRPASNYDLAQRTPLCTVKQLTHLRLPSCLMPASGQANTGTEVYYDRNASLVLAPIHVAAQRAHRPVIRFQINVLADGIILNLFSNHMVIDGSGVSLLVEAIAVCCRTGAACQPPPDLAAAMDREIITRAFLATISSAEPAAAARASRVDVEEMDVELLHDATLHDCVFSLSTAKVNHLRQAALQQLQERYHSVFPPVSADDIVTAILSLCFARFRSRSVSTGNVVPFTVQRMVDVRRRLQPPIPSRYIGNCFVMLDQKLDLYIPEANKTPESFTYLIAEIACALRSNLNKVDDRFVRDHMARHPVFTAAMSISEEPDISVTSLRRLPIYEQNFGPVLGSVLHFQLIPYMNPERVCTLNPCRVSDETWEVGVTLKKEEMELLRDDSVFRWVVEREEYLRFFDTPLGGGKFLRGISSSPIE, via the exons ATGAGTGCAgttcctcctttccagccttTCGAGCTCACCGCAGCCGACTACTCCCTTCCCATGCTGTATGCAGGAAATGCCATTTTCTTTCGTCTCCACGACCCCGAACAGGGTGTCCCTGTCCTGCAGGAAGCAATCAAACAGGTAGTTGAGCATATTCCATTCCTGGCCGGGGTCGTGATGCCCACAGACGGCAAATGCGGGACCATGGGGATCCGTCCAGCTTCTAATTACGATCTGGCTCAGCGTACCCCTCTCTGCACCGTGAAGCAATTGACACATCTCCGCCTCCCATCATGCTTGATGCCTGCCTCTGGTCAAGCCAACACTGGAACTGAGGTGTACTATGATCGTAATGCGAGCCTTGTGCTGGCGCCAATCCACGTTGCAGCTCAGCGTGCTCATCGCCCCGTCATTCGATTCCAAATTAATGTGCTTGCAGACGGGATtatcctcaatctcttctcaAACCATATGGTGATTGACGGTTCCGGCGTTAGTCTTCTTGTCGAAGCGATAGCTGTGTGCTGTCGAACGGGTGCAGCCTGCCAGCCTCCTCCTGATCTTGCAGCTGCCATGGACCGTGAAATCATCACCCGCGCATTCCTTGCTACTATCAGTTCTGCAGAACctgcagccgcagcccggGCCAGTCGAGTTGAtgttgaggagatggatgtCGAGCTACTGCATGATGCAACCCTCCACGACTGCGTGTTCTCTTTGTCAACAGCCAAGGTCAATCACCTACGCCAGGCAGCCTTGCAGCAATTGCAGGAAAGGTACCACTCTGTCTTCCCACCAGTCTCCGCCGATGATATCGTCACGGCTATTCTCTCTCTGTGCTTCGCCCGGTTCCGCAGCCGATCAGTTTCTACGGGAAATGTTGTCCCATTTACTGTGCAGCGAATGGTCGATGTTCGGCGTCGCCTCCAACCGCCGATCCCTAGCAGGTACATCGGGAACTGCTTCGTCATGCTCGACCAGAAACTGGACCTATATATTCCAGAGGCAAATAAAACCCCTGAGAGCTTCACCTACCTAATCGCTGAAATTGCCTGTGCATTACGCTCCAACCTAAACAAGGTCGACGATCGATTTGTGCGTGATCACATGGCGCGGCACCCAGTCTTTACCGCTGCAATGTCGATCTCCGAGGAACCGGACATCTCGGTGACTAGTCTCCGCCGACTGCCGATCTATGAGCAGAACTTTGGTCCTGTTCTGGGCAGCGTATTGCACTTTCAGCTGATTCCGTACATGAACCCAGAGCGGGTTTGTACACTTAACCCTTGTCGGGTGAGTGATGAGACTTGGGAAGTCGGCGTGACcttgaagaaagaggaaatgGAGCTTCTTAGGGATGATTCGGTCTTTCGTTGGGTcgtggagagggaggagtATCTGCGGTTCTTTGATA CACCACTAGGAGGTGGTAAGTTTTTGCGGGGAATAAGCTCTAGTCCAATAGAGTAA
- a CDS encoding cytochrome and DOMON domain-containing protein (transcript_id=CADANIAT00006480) codes for MKPHKLLPWVSALVPSTTARTASFHPPHRADITFSISVPSSSNPSSLLFRIQAQKSIEWIALAQGTHMANANMFLVYASQSDPSNITVSPRAAPGHVPPRYNHNARVALLSHSGIDIVTGDITAEIECFTCLKGYGGFMDPDGAETRWVWAFKEINEEDEETRLRSDDVTARIAFHDEFGRVIVDLSRARTDSSSKDLFSDPDFDAVHPVDQTGDDSNSKYDMAIAHGVLMSLAFFFLFPSFALSVPLGYPLMKIHAPLQGVTLGIALLGAVLGFKIWNSAGRNMHPHPILGLILISIILLIQPMLGYFQHVHFLRVGGKSYFAYMHRWLGRVGILLGVVNGIWGFAWVGAADRGAGWWHTAMVWYLVVAGVGLVAYVSVRGWLVLVLERKRKGVLADIQRRVDGGYRDLDEDEDEDVGEIVVR; via the exons ATGAAACCCCATAAGCTCCTGCCCTGGGTATCAGCCCTAG TGCCCTCTACCACTGCCCGCACGGCATCCTTCCACCCCCCACATCGAGCAGACATCACATTCAGCATCAGCGTCCCATCGTCATCAAATCCATCATCCCTCCTCTTTCGAATCCAAGCCCAGAAGTCGATAGAATGGATAGCCCTCGCGCAAGGAACCCACATGGCCAACGCAAATATGTTCCTTGTTTACGCTTCCCAATCCGATCCAAGCAATATCACTGTTTCTCCCCGAGCAGCCCCGGGGCATGTTCCACCGCGGTATAACCACAACGCGCGGGTAGCGCTTCTTTCTCACTCAGGAATTGATATTGTCACTGGCGATATCACGGCGGAGATTGAATGTTTCACCTGTCTTAAGGGTTATGGGGGATTCATGGATCCCGACGGTGCAGAGACGCGCTGGGTATGGGCTTTCAAGGAAAtaaatgaagaagatgaggagactaGGCTGAGATCAGATGATGTCACTGCGCGAATTGCGTTCCATGATGAGTTTGGGAGGGTTATTGTTGATTTATCCCGTGCGCGCACAGATTCTTCTTCGAAGGATCTCTTCTCGGACCCTGATTTCGATGCTGTACATCCTGTCGACCAAACCGGTGAcgacagcaacagcaaatACGACATGGCAATTGCACATGGAGTCCTCATGTctcttgctttctttttcttgttccCGTCTTTTGCCCTCTCTGTTCCGCTCGGGTACCCGTTAATGAAAATCCACGCACCTCTGCAGGGAGTCACTCTTGGGATTGCACTTCTCGGGGCAGTTCTGGGTTTCAAAATCTGGAACTCAGCGGGGCGGAATATGCACCCGCATCCGATTCTCGGGCTTATACTTATATCAATCATACTGCTCATCCAGCCGATGCTGGGATACTTCCAACATGTGCATTTCCTTCGAGTTGGTGGGAAGAGTTATTTTGCTTACATGCATCGGTGGCTTGGCCGAGTGGGAATCCTACTTGGTGTTGTAAATGGAATTTGGGGATTTGCGTGGGTTGGTGCTGCGGATAGAGGAGCTGGGTGGTGGCATACGGCGATGGTTTGGTACTTGGTGGTTGCTGGGGTTGGACTTGTCGCGTATGTGAGTGTTAGGGGGTGGCTTGTACTGGtcttggagaggaagagaaaaggggTTCTGGCCGATATTCAGCGGAGAGTTGATGGGGGTTATAGGGATTtggacgaagatgaggatgaggacgttGGGGAGATTGTTGTGCGGTGA
- a CDS encoding uncharacterized protein (transcript_id=CADANIAT00006481), whose translation MPLEILEGEAPPPPPLGSLPLEKYILSQWDSVRPAPAGAYPAPISETPSERRTRLIRQFLELGSQGREPYNTQSQSEKESRPTLAQIDTILRPLRPEQLRPYADYTGSLDEGLYLRLCYDDSKEEAHKAVWAGNLDVAFVGPDGIILDDREIFGQCSSFSDALGVFPERVTNGGGVGHVQARERALREALSQEQGEEDEGQGDEGEGGNLVRYAAYHAACVVTHLFVEDEEALNGTGLLHIFLDDCGNVVRQWRTDNEGGDYDFDGTWKEGVWREDFYAGRGELGPAYRAGGIRGPPYSVLG comes from the exons atgcCCCTCGAAATCCTAGAAGGCGAagcccctcctcctcctcccttggGCTCCCTTCCACTAGAGAAATACATCCTTTCACAATGGGACTCCGTCagaccagcaccagcaggagCATACCCCGCGCCAATATCGGAGACCCCCTCTGAGCGTCGCACCCGTCTAATACGCCAATtcctggagctgggaagTCAAGGTCGAGAG CCCTACAACACCCAATCCCAATCcgagaaagaaagccgccCAACGCTCGCCCAGATTGACACAATCCTCCGCCCTCTCCGCCCCGAGCAACTCCGCCCCTACGCGGACTACACAGGCTCCCTAGATGAAGGCCTCTACCTGCGTCTCTGCTATGACGActcaaaagaggaagctCACAAGGCCGTCTGGGCGGGGAATCTCGACGTGGCGTTCGTCGGCCCGGACGGGATTATTCTTGACGATAGGGAGATATTTGGCCAATGCTCGTCTTTTTCGGATGCGTTGGGAGTTTTTCCAGAGCGGGTTACGAATGGTGGTGGGGTGGGACATGTTCAGGCTAGAGAGAGAGCGTTGAGGGAAGCTTTGAGTCAAGAACagggtgaagaggacgaaggccaaggagatgagggagagggagggaacTTGGTACGCTACGCAGCGTATCACGCGGCTTGTGTCGTGACCCATTTGtttgtggaggatgaggaggcgctCAATGGCACGGGATTGCTGCATATCTTTCTGGATGACTGCGGGAATGTAGTGAGGCAGTGGCGGACAGATAATGAGGGAGGGGACTATGATTTTGATGGGACGTGGAAGGAGGGTGTTTGGAGGGAGGATTTTTATGCTGGGAGGGGAGAGTTGGGGCCTGCTTATCGTGCTGGAGGGATAAGGGGGCCGCCGTATTCAGTTTTGGGGTAG
- a CDS encoding uncharacterized protein (transcript_id=CADANIAT00006482) yields the protein MRNVGRLGIPSDHYSDSESETEEITITPHLLPYDPSPGIDSLFARLDQARDECCAMFRSNEDEDSSAAVSGLGLIVTRMMESVLKGHSTCKEMPDLNIGEVYATYTNALQLEARNHPSKNLLLDINLLREELETIIANIVEQLKLITGLRDDSSGQAADEGLLFIDTENINFELLFTSSSPSPSPSTLNGTASNNEDIAQIDLPSRAILQAIHAELHEQEEVFTELIKRANILERQIVQRVDIIQEDHGKAILVFTIVSVIFLPLSFVSSYLGMNTADIRDMKLNQALFWQVALPVTVVVVALVLVEWKSLIQDAKKRSTSTSQSVRTANGQLHASVVADSRGICNGILSTLYTNVAYFDQDSGSMTEDWKLWSKRILKSQPSDERWTPGRREGDPNASVFGRLARYPHAVPHSEGIDETGSMALNNFELGTTTGTTALHVFCAVNLFNQPDIYHFGTYNWVLLRHEQGAEQDVAEYWF from the exons ATGAGGAATGTGGGCCGGCTGGGGATCCCTTCCGACCATTATAGTGACAGTGAAAGTGAGACTGAGGAAATCACAATTACACCTCACCTGCTCCCTTATGATCCATCACCAGGTATAGACAGCCTGTTTGCTCGGCTCGACCAGGCACGAGACGAATGCTGCGCGATGTTCCGCTCCaatgaggacgaggatagTAGCGCCGCAGTCTCGGGTCTGGGACTCATTGTGACCCGTATGATGGAATCAGTCCTAAAAGGCCACTCAACATGCAAGGAAATGCCTGATCTAAATATCGGCGAGGTATACGCGACGTATACGAATGCTCTG CAACTCGAAGCCCGAAACCACCCAAGCAAGAACCTCCTCCTGGACATCAACCTCCTTCGCGAAGAACTCGAGACGATCATAGCAAATATCGTCGAAcagctcaagctcatcaCCGGCCTCCGAGACGATAGCTCAGGTCAAGCGGCAGATGAAGGCCTGCTCTTCATTGATACCGAGAATATAAACTTCGAACTCCTATtcacctcttcctcgccttctccttctccttccacatTAAACGGCACCGCCTCGAACAACGAAGATATCGCCCAAATCGACCTCCCGTCCCGAGCCATCCTCCAAGCGATCCACGCCGAGCTAcatgaacaagaagaagtttTCACAGAATTGATTAAGCGAGCAAACATCCTCGAGCGCCAGATCGTGCAGCGCGTCGATATCATCCAAGAAGACCACGGGAAAGCAATTCTAGTTTTCACGATCGTCTCGGTGATTTTCCTGCCACTGTCGTTCGTCTCGAGCTACCTGGGGATGAACACCGCGGATATCCGTGATATGAAGCTGAACCAGGCCCTGTTTTGGCAGGTTGCGCTGCCTGTCACTGTTGTTGTCGTGgcgcttgttcttgttg AGTGGAAATCTCTCATTCAGGATGCTAAAAAGAGATCTACCTCAACCAGCCAGTCGGTCAGG ACCGCCAATGGCCAATTGCATGCCTCAGTGGTAGCAGACTCTCGGGGAATTTGCAATG GCATACTGAGCACTCTCTACACCAACGTGGCGTATTTCGACCAAGACTCCGGATCGATGACGGAGGACTGGAAGCTCTGGTCGAAACGGATACTCAAAAGCCAGCCCTCTGACGAGCGATGGACACCAGGTAGACGCGAAGGTGATCCCAACGCGTCTGTATTCGGACGCCTAGCTCGCTACCCCCACGCTGTGCCTCACTCGGAGGGTATTGATGAAACC GGCAGCATGGCGCTGAACAACTTTGAGCTGGGCACTACTACAGGCACGACAGCGTTGCATGTCTTCTGCGCTGTAAACCTCTTCAACCAGCCTGATATCTACCACTTTGGCACCTACAATTGGGTACTGCTTCGACACGAGCAAGGGGCAGAACAGGATGTTGCTGAGTATTG GTTTTAG